A window from Cygnus olor isolate bCygOlo1 chromosome 13, bCygOlo1.pri.v2, whole genome shotgun sequence encodes these proteins:
- the INPPL1 gene encoding phosphatidylinositol 3,4,5-trisphosphate 5-phosphatase 2 isoform X5: protein MAAASWYHRDISRVVAEDLLAKAGRDGCFLVRDSESVAGAYALCLLFQRHVHTYRILPDDEGLLSVQTIQGIQAKCFRTLPDLIGAYQQPNNGLVTPLLYPVHRPRDVADEDSDGEDGRGNQAGSAVPAGGSGGSTGLGAPPARPHISQQLQLRLQEQVHSSPASDFMGFMAEYLTQHLQLDLEALRNGHLQLRHLSTALVTACRALHSEIDFTLAGLETLARVFDPPASPRSPAREQGLLASDPDLELLLNKISAVNHLLSSLEKKVLRSLQETVSRHNLALPSLAAPPPATKPLAVQCFEVKVGKLQRAALTVDVELGTVAITKKGSGSPEETIPQDKILQLIKYQSVQSKVRLVYDRDPQRSLSKDFVFPSARKREAFCQLLQLMKIQHSNLDEPDLISVYVGTWNMGSAPPPRSLASWLTSRGLGRTQDETTACIPHDIYVIGTQENSLGDREWVEFLRASLKTLMAIDYRVVALQCLWSIKMVVLVKPEHERRISHVHTSSVKTGIANTLGNKGAVGVSFLFNGTSFGFVNCHLASGSEKTHRRNQNYSDILRSLALGDKRLSAFDLTLRFTHLFWFGDLNYRLDMDVQDILTHVTKKEFDILLAVDQLTLEREKNKVFLQFREGDISFPPTYRYERGSRDSYMWQKFKTTGMRINVPSWCDRILWKSHPETHLVCNSYGCTDDIVTSDHSPVFATFEVGVTSQFVPKNAPGSSPEPLACIEWESIEVIVKTASRSKCYIEFHSYCLEEAQRSGENSSQSCDVPGFLKMGWSAKQLPVLNPILPDLEYLGDQHLLLSIKGVESCESYGECCIAMRSMIGSMAQQFETFLFHRGEETGSMRGWMKVRVPKERHSTRERLYEWISFEEEDDAPAADTPTCPKPPLRYPAGAAPPRTPSPGDAEPCPAVPRRSRPHSLPEASSYTNPAYFIFEGLPTTWALGTGEAPNTQAESPTGGQRRRSPLRARVPSPSPRGCLLSPPGVGRQKRPKSAILERDAPAMGDCSLTALHMATCLSQLDRLAPGRAGDSHKVLLRQTHSALEPPPRRSPGVPGRTTDARQHGHPGEWPCDRSRSAGVGPGHLGVQQYEEGLCAHGWDGPEFFRYPPALELAAGGSEHTSTTAPRVPGRAPRPGGDERDGTERDLLEAGGLSPAHRNATPW from the exons ATGGCGGCGGCCAGCTGGTACCACCGGGACATCAGCCGGGTGGTGGCTGAGGACCTGCTGGCCAAGGCCGGCAGGGACGGCTGCTTCCTGGTGCGGGACAGCGAGTCCGTGGCGGGGGCATACGCCCTTTGCCTCCT GTTCCAGCGGCACGTCCACACCTACCGCATCCTCCCCGACGACGAGGGGCTGCTCTCCGTCCAG acTATCCAGGGCATCCAGGCCAAGTGCTTCCGCACGCTCCCCGACCTGATCGGCGCCTACCAGCAGCCCAACAACGGGCTGGTGACGCCCCTGCTCTACCCCGTGCACCGGCCCCGGGACGTGGCCGACGAGGACTCGG ACGGGGAGGACGGCAGAGGGAACCAGGCAGGCAGCGCGGTCCCCGCTGGGGGGTCCGGGGGGAGCACGGGGCTCGGCGCTCCGCCTGCCCGGCCCCACATCtcgcagcagctgcagctgaggctgcaggagcaggtccACAGCAG cccagccagtGACTTCATGGGCTTCATGGCCGAGTACCTgacccagcacctgcagctggaCCTGGAGGCGCTGCGCAACGGGCACCTGCAGCTGCGCCACCTCAGCACCGCCCTCGTCACCGCCTGCAGGGCGCTGCACAG TGAGATCGACTTCACGTTGGCCGGGCTGGAGACCCTGGCCAGGGTGTTCGACCCCCCTGCGTCCCCTCGCAGCCCGGCCAGGGAGCAG GGCCTCCTGGCCAGCGATCCCGACCTGGAGCTGCTCCTCAACAAGATCTCTGCCGTCAACCACCTGCTGTCATCGCTGGAGAAGAAG GTGCTGAGGTCCCTGCAGGAGACGGTGTCGCGGCACAACCTGGCGCTGCCCAGCctggcggccccgccgccggccaCCAAGCCCCTGGCCGTGCAGTGCTTCGAG GTGAAGGTGGGCAAGTTGCAGCGGGCAGCCCTGACGGTGGACGTGGAGCTGGGCACGGTGGCCATCACCAAGAAGGGCAGCGGGTCGCCGGAGGAGACCATCCCGCAGGACAAAA TCCTGCAGCTGATTAAATACCAGAGCGTGCAGAGCAAGGTGAGGCTGGTGTACGACCGCGACCCGCAGAGGAGCCTGAGCAAGGACTTCGTCTTCCCCAGCGCGCGG AAGCGAGAAgccttctgccagctgctgcagctgatgaAGATCCAGCACTCCAACCTGGACGAGCCCGACCTCATCTCGGTGTACGTCGGGACGTGGAACATGG gcagcgccccgccgccgcgctcccTCGCCTCCTGGCTGACCTCGCGGGGCTTGGGGCGCACGCAGGACGAGACCACCGCCTGCATCCCCCACGACATCTACGTCATCGGCACCCAGGAGAACTCCCTGGGCGACCGCGAGTGGGTCGAGTTCCTGCGCGCCTCCCTCAAGACGCTGATGGCCATCGACTACCGAGTG GTCGCCCTGCAGTGCCTGTGGAGCATCAAGATGGTGGTGCTGGTGAAGCCCGAGCACGAGCGGCGCATCAGCCACGTCCACACCTCCAGCGTCAAAACGGGGATCGCCAACACGCTGG GGAACAAGGGGGCCGTGGGCGTCTCCTTCCTGTTCAACGGGACCTCCTTCGGCTTCGTCAACTGCCACCTGGCCTCCGGCAGTGAGAAGACCCACAG GCGGAACCAGAACTACAGCGACATCCTGCGCTCCCTGGCGCTGGGCGACAAGCGGCTCAGCGCCTTCGACCTCACGCTGCGCTTCACCCACCTCTTCTGGTTCGGGGACCTCAACTACCGCCTCGACATGGACGTGCAG GACATCCTGACCCACGTCACCAAGAAGGAGTTTGACATCCTGCTGGCCGTCGACCAGCTCACCCTGGAGCGGGAGAAGAACAAGGTGTTCCTGCAGTTCA GAGAGGGTGACATCTCCTTCCCACCCACCTACCGGTACGAGCGGGGCTCCCGGGACAGCTACATGTGGCAGAAGTTCAAGACCACGGGG ATGAGGATCAACGTCCCCTCGTGGTGCGACCGCATCCTCTGGAAGTCGCACCCCGAGACCCACCTGGTCTGCAACTCCTACG GCTGCACCGACGATATTGTCACCAGCGACCACTCGCCCGTCTTCGCCACCTTCGAGGTGGGCGTGACGTCGCAGTTCGTGCCCAAGAACG CTCCCGgcagcagccccgagcccctGGCCTGCATCGAGTGGGAGAGCATCGAGGTGATCGTGAAAACCGCCAGCCGCAGCAAGTGCTACATCGAGTTTCACTCCTACTGCCTGGAGG AGGCTCAGCGGAGCGGGGAGAACAGCTCCCAGAGCTGCGACGTCCCCGGCTTCCTCAAGATGGGCTGGTCGGCCAAGCAGCTGCCCGTG CTGAACCCCATCCTGCCGGACCTGGAGTACCTGGGGGACCAGCACTTGCTCCTCAGCATCAAGGGCGTGGAGAGCTGCGAGTCCTACG GCGAGTGCTGCATCGCGATGAGGTCGATGATCGGCAGCATGGCCCAGCAGTTCGAGACCTTCCTCTTCCACCGAGGCGAGGAGACGGGCTCCATGCGGGGCTGGATGAAGGTCCGGGTCCCCAAGGAGAGACACAGCACCCGCGAGAGGCTCTACG AGTGGATCAGCTTTGAGGAGGAGGACGATGCTCCGGCAGCGGACACCCCGACGTGCCCCAAGCCACCTCTCAGGTACCCCGCTGGTGCTGCCCCTCCACGCACCCCATCCCCAGGCGATGCTGAGCCCTGTCCCGCCGTGCCTCGCAGGAGCCGGCCCCACAGCCTCCCGGAGGCCAGCAGCTACACCAACCCAGCCTACTTCATCTTCGAGGGGCTCCCCACCACGTGGGCGCTGGGCACCGGAGAAGCCCCCAACACGCAGGCAGAGAGCCCGACGGGGGGCCAGCGGCGCCGGAGCCCCCTCAGGGCACGGGTCCCCTCGCCCTCGCCCCGCGGGTGCCTGCTCAGCCCCCCTGGCGTGGGCAGGCAGAAGCGACCCAAGTCGGCCATCCTGGAGAGGGATGCGCCAGCAATGGGCGACTGCTCGCTGACGGCGCTGCACATGGCCACCTGCCTGAGCCAGCTGGACCGGCTGGCCCCCGGGCGTGCAGGGGACAGCCACAAGGTGCTGCTGCGCCAGACCCACAGCGCCCTGGAGCCGCCCCCCCGGCGCTCCCCGGGGGTGCCGGGGCGCACCACGGATGCTCGCCAGCACGGCCACCCCGGAGAG TGGCCCTGCGACAGGTCCCGCAGCGCTGGCGTGGGGCCGGGCCACCTCGGTGTGCAGCAGTACGAGGAGGGGCTGTGCGCCCACGGCTGGGACGGCCCCGAGTTCTTCAGGTACCccccagccctggagctggcagcagggggcTCAGAGCACACCAGCACCACTGCCCCCAGGGTCCCTGGCAGAGCCCCGCGCCCTGGGGGGGACGAGAG GGATGGCACCGAGCGGGACCTGCTGGAAGctggggggctcagccctgcccaCCGCAACGCCACTCCATGGTGA
- the INPPL1 gene encoding phosphatidylinositol 3,4,5-trisphosphate 5-phosphatase 2 isoform X1 — MPSLGQGKILAEASARSPARLPAQTQHPQGTWGAAPLALWGCPRLGAHAARPAPAWDRRGGRHSPPSAHANIPSLSSPRRAGIRTTAPAVNFSHAGVSAAQAPKCHCWSAAPWGWGLRCPPGPSCSPGTRPWGQERPGWCCTGRCLCGFGRMPPSSPWLSWPGARSKLQTHGAGERGGAGHAGEGGGLAGRATILFPETGAEFLRLQRGQGADAWLSPRFQRHVHTYRILPDDEGLLSVQTIQGIQAKCFRTLPDLIGAYQQPNNGLVTPLLYPVHRPRDVADEDSDGEDGRGNQAGSAVPAGGSGGSTGLGAPPARPHISQQLQLRLQEQVHSSPASDFMGFMAEYLTQHLQLDLEALRNGHLQLRHLSTALVTACRALHSEIDFTLAGLETLARVFDPPASPRSPAREQGLLASDPDLELLLNKISAVNHLLSSLEKKVLRSLQETVSRHNLALPSLAAPPPATKPLAVQCFEVKVGKLQRAALTVDVELGTVAITKKGSGSPEETIPQDKILQLIKYQSVQSKVRLVYDRDPQRSLSKDFVFPSARKREAFCQLLQLMKIQHSNLDEPDLISVYVGTWNMGSAPPPRSLASWLTSRGLGRTQDETTACIPHDIYVIGTQENSLGDREWVEFLRASLKTLMAIDYRVVALQCLWSIKMVVLVKPEHERRISHVHTSSVKTGIANTLGNKGAVGVSFLFNGTSFGFVNCHLASGSEKTHRRNQNYSDILRSLALGDKRLSAFDLTLRFTHLFWFGDLNYRLDMDVQDILTHVTKKEFDILLAVDQLTLEREKNKVFLQFREGDISFPPTYRYERGSRDSYMWQKFKTTGMRINVPSWCDRILWKSHPETHLVCNSYGCTDDIVTSDHSPVFATFEVGVTSQFVPKNAPGSSPEPLACIEWESIEVIVKTASRSKCYIEFHSYCLEEAQRSGENSSQSCDVPGFLKMGWSAKQLPVLNPILPDLEYLGDQHLLLSIKGVESCESYGECCIAMRSMIGSMAQQFETFLFHRGEETGSMRGWMKVRVPKERHSTRERLYEWISFEEEDDAPAADTPTCPKPPLRYPAGAAPPRTPSPGDAEPCPAVPRRSRPHSLPEASSYTNPAYFIFEGLPTTWALGTGEAPNTQAESPTGGQRRRSPLRARVPSPSPRGCLLSPPGVGRQKRPKSAILERDAPAMGDCSLTALHMATCLSQLDRLAPGRAGDSHKVLLRQTHSALEPPPRRSPGVPGRTTDARQHGHPGEWPCDRSRSAGVGPGHLGVQQYEEGLCAHGWDGPEFFRYPPALELAAGGSEHTSTTAPRVPGRAPRPGGDERDGTERDLLEAGGLSPAHRNATPW; from the exons ATGCCCAGCTTGGGTCAGGGGAAAATCCTGGCAGAAGCCTCGGCCAGGAGCCCTGCCCGGCTGCCAGCCCAAACTCAGCACCCCCAGGGGACGTGGGGGGCAGCACCCCTAGCCCTTTGGGGCTGCCCACGTTTGGGTGCCCACGCTGCCCGCCCAGCCCCTGCGTGGGACAGGAGAGGCGGCCGGCACAGTCCTCCCTCGGCGCACGCAAACATCCCCTCTCTGTCCAGCCCCCGGCGCGCCGGCATCCGGACCACGGCGCCTGCTGTTAACTTCTCACATGCCGGGGTTTCGGCAGCCCAAGCGCCAAAATGTCACTGCTGGTCAGCGGcaccgtggggctgggggctgcggtgCCCGCCGGgaccctcctgcagcccagggacACGTCCGTGGGGACAGGAGAGGCCGGGATGGTGTTGCACGGGGCGGTGCCTCTGCGGGTTTGGAAGGatgccccccagctccccgtgGCTTTCCTGGCCAGGCGCGAGGTCCAAATTGCAAACACATGGTGCTGGGGAGCGCGGGGGTGCAGGGCacgccggggaggggggggggttggcGGGCAGGGCGAcgattttatttccagaaacagGAGCTGAGTTCCTCCGTCTGCAAAGGGGACAGGGTGCAGACGCTTGGCTCTCCCCCAGGTTCCAGCGGCACGTCCACACCTACCGCATCCTCCCCGACGACGAGGGGCTGCTCTCCGTCCAG acTATCCAGGGCATCCAGGCCAAGTGCTTCCGCACGCTCCCCGACCTGATCGGCGCCTACCAGCAGCCCAACAACGGGCTGGTGACGCCCCTGCTCTACCCCGTGCACCGGCCCCGGGACGTGGCCGACGAGGACTCGG ACGGGGAGGACGGCAGAGGGAACCAGGCAGGCAGCGCGGTCCCCGCTGGGGGGTCCGGGGGGAGCACGGGGCTCGGCGCTCCGCCTGCCCGGCCCCACATCtcgcagcagctgcagctgaggctgcaggagcaggtccACAGCAG cccagccagtGACTTCATGGGCTTCATGGCCGAGTACCTgacccagcacctgcagctggaCCTGGAGGCGCTGCGCAACGGGCACCTGCAGCTGCGCCACCTCAGCACCGCCCTCGTCACCGCCTGCAGGGCGCTGCACAG TGAGATCGACTTCACGTTGGCCGGGCTGGAGACCCTGGCCAGGGTGTTCGACCCCCCTGCGTCCCCTCGCAGCCCGGCCAGGGAGCAG GGCCTCCTGGCCAGCGATCCCGACCTGGAGCTGCTCCTCAACAAGATCTCTGCCGTCAACCACCTGCTGTCATCGCTGGAGAAGAAG GTGCTGAGGTCCCTGCAGGAGACGGTGTCGCGGCACAACCTGGCGCTGCCCAGCctggcggccccgccgccggccaCCAAGCCCCTGGCCGTGCAGTGCTTCGAG GTGAAGGTGGGCAAGTTGCAGCGGGCAGCCCTGACGGTGGACGTGGAGCTGGGCACGGTGGCCATCACCAAGAAGGGCAGCGGGTCGCCGGAGGAGACCATCCCGCAGGACAAAA TCCTGCAGCTGATTAAATACCAGAGCGTGCAGAGCAAGGTGAGGCTGGTGTACGACCGCGACCCGCAGAGGAGCCTGAGCAAGGACTTCGTCTTCCCCAGCGCGCGG AAGCGAGAAgccttctgccagctgctgcagctgatgaAGATCCAGCACTCCAACCTGGACGAGCCCGACCTCATCTCGGTGTACGTCGGGACGTGGAACATGG gcagcgccccgccgccgcgctcccTCGCCTCCTGGCTGACCTCGCGGGGCTTGGGGCGCACGCAGGACGAGACCACCGCCTGCATCCCCCACGACATCTACGTCATCGGCACCCAGGAGAACTCCCTGGGCGACCGCGAGTGGGTCGAGTTCCTGCGCGCCTCCCTCAAGACGCTGATGGCCATCGACTACCGAGTG GTCGCCCTGCAGTGCCTGTGGAGCATCAAGATGGTGGTGCTGGTGAAGCCCGAGCACGAGCGGCGCATCAGCCACGTCCACACCTCCAGCGTCAAAACGGGGATCGCCAACACGCTGG GGAACAAGGGGGCCGTGGGCGTCTCCTTCCTGTTCAACGGGACCTCCTTCGGCTTCGTCAACTGCCACCTGGCCTCCGGCAGTGAGAAGACCCACAG GCGGAACCAGAACTACAGCGACATCCTGCGCTCCCTGGCGCTGGGCGACAAGCGGCTCAGCGCCTTCGACCTCACGCTGCGCTTCACCCACCTCTTCTGGTTCGGGGACCTCAACTACCGCCTCGACATGGACGTGCAG GACATCCTGACCCACGTCACCAAGAAGGAGTTTGACATCCTGCTGGCCGTCGACCAGCTCACCCTGGAGCGGGAGAAGAACAAGGTGTTCCTGCAGTTCA GAGAGGGTGACATCTCCTTCCCACCCACCTACCGGTACGAGCGGGGCTCCCGGGACAGCTACATGTGGCAGAAGTTCAAGACCACGGGG ATGAGGATCAACGTCCCCTCGTGGTGCGACCGCATCCTCTGGAAGTCGCACCCCGAGACCCACCTGGTCTGCAACTCCTACG GCTGCACCGACGATATTGTCACCAGCGACCACTCGCCCGTCTTCGCCACCTTCGAGGTGGGCGTGACGTCGCAGTTCGTGCCCAAGAACG CTCCCGgcagcagccccgagcccctGGCCTGCATCGAGTGGGAGAGCATCGAGGTGATCGTGAAAACCGCCAGCCGCAGCAAGTGCTACATCGAGTTTCACTCCTACTGCCTGGAGG AGGCTCAGCGGAGCGGGGAGAACAGCTCCCAGAGCTGCGACGTCCCCGGCTTCCTCAAGATGGGCTGGTCGGCCAAGCAGCTGCCCGTG CTGAACCCCATCCTGCCGGACCTGGAGTACCTGGGGGACCAGCACTTGCTCCTCAGCATCAAGGGCGTGGAGAGCTGCGAGTCCTACG GCGAGTGCTGCATCGCGATGAGGTCGATGATCGGCAGCATGGCCCAGCAGTTCGAGACCTTCCTCTTCCACCGAGGCGAGGAGACGGGCTCCATGCGGGGCTGGATGAAGGTCCGGGTCCCCAAGGAGAGACACAGCACCCGCGAGAGGCTCTACG AGTGGATCAGCTTTGAGGAGGAGGACGATGCTCCGGCAGCGGACACCCCGACGTGCCCCAAGCCACCTCTCAGGTACCCCGCTGGTGCTGCCCCTCCACGCACCCCATCCCCAGGCGATGCTGAGCCCTGTCCCGCCGTGCCTCGCAGGAGCCGGCCCCACAGCCTCCCGGAGGCCAGCAGCTACACCAACCCAGCCTACTTCATCTTCGAGGGGCTCCCCACCACGTGGGCGCTGGGCACCGGAGAAGCCCCCAACACGCAGGCAGAGAGCCCGACGGGGGGCCAGCGGCGCCGGAGCCCCCTCAGGGCACGGGTCCCCTCGCCCTCGCCCCGCGGGTGCCTGCTCAGCCCCCCTGGCGTGGGCAGGCAGAAGCGACCCAAGTCGGCCATCCTGGAGAGGGATGCGCCAGCAATGGGCGACTGCTCGCTGACGGCGCTGCACATGGCCACCTGCCTGAGCCAGCTGGACCGGCTGGCCCCCGGGCGTGCAGGGGACAGCCACAAGGTGCTGCTGCGCCAGACCCACAGCGCCCTGGAGCCGCCCCCCCGGCGCTCCCCGGGGGTGCCGGGGCGCACCACGGATGCTCGCCAGCACGGCCACCCCGGAGAG TGGCCCTGCGACAGGTCCCGCAGCGCTGGCGTGGGGCCGGGCCACCTCGGTGTGCAGCAGTACGAGGAGGGGCTGTGCGCCCACGGCTGGGACGGCCCCGAGTTCTTCAGGTACCccccagccctggagctggcagcagggggcTCAGAGCACACCAGCACCACTGCCCCCAGGGTCCCTGGCAGAGCCCCGCGCCCTGGGGGGGACGAGAG GGATGGCACCGAGCGGGACCTGCTGGAAGctggggggctcagccctgcccaCCGCAACGCCACTCCATGGTGA